In a genomic window of Chryseobacterium sp. G0162:
- a CDS encoding sugar transferase, with translation MYKNFFKRFIDFFAALIGLILLSPIFIIVTIGLYFANDGKPFFFQLRPGMNERIFKIIKFKTMNDKKDANGNLLSDAERLTGIGSFVRKTSLDEIPQLINVLKGDMALIGPRPLLPQYLPLYNIEQKRRHNVRPGITGWAQVNGRNAISWKKKFELDVWYVEHVSFVLDIKIFFLTLKKVFVREGISQEGQATMEVFNGNN, from the coding sequence ATGTATAAAAATTTTTTCAAACGTTTTATTGATTTTTTTGCTGCGTTAATTGGACTAATACTGCTTTCTCCAATTTTTATAATCGTTACTATTGGGTTGTATTTTGCTAATGACGGTAAGCCTTTCTTTTTTCAACTTCGCCCAGGAATGAATGAGCGTATCTTTAAGATCATAAAATTCAAAACGATGAATGATAAAAAAGATGCCAATGGTAATCTTTTATCAGATGCTGAACGACTGACGGGAATTGGCTCTTTTGTACGAAAAACTTCGTTGGATGAAATTCCACAATTAATAAATGTTTTAAAAGGGGATATGGCATTAATAGGACCAAGGCCTTTATTACCTCAATATCTTCCTTTGTATAATATAGAGCAAAAAAGAAGACATAACGTTAGACCTGGAATTACAGGTTGGGCTCAAGTGAATGGTCGAAATGCAATCTCATGGAAAAAGAAATTTGAACTAGATGTATGGTATGTAGAACATGTTTCCTTTGTATTAGATATTAAAATATTTTTTCTTACTTTAAAAAAAGTATTTGTACGAGAAGGAATTTCACAAGAAGGGCAGGCAACAATGGAAGTATTTAACGGAAATAATTAA
- the wecB gene encoding non-hydrolyzing UDP-N-acetylglucosamine 2-epimerase, with the protein MKKLKVMTVVGTRPEIIRLSRVLSALDASEAVEHIIVHTGQNYDYELNQIFFEDLGLRKPDFFLEAAGKTATETVGNILIKIDPLLEELKPDAFLVLGDTNSCLCAIPAKKRHIPIFHMEAGNRCFDQRVPEETNRKIVDHTADINLTYSDIAREYLLREGLPADRIIKTGSPMFEVLNHYLPEIKASNVLEKLNLEKGKFFVVSSHREENINSEKNFRGLMTSLNAIAEKYQYPIIVSTHPRTQNMINKMQIEMRPEIQFLKPLGFHDYNALQMNAYACLSDSGTISEESSILNFRALNIRQAHERPEAMEEASVMMVGLSPERIMQGLVQVLQQKVDEERNFRPVADYSMPNVSEKVVRIIISYTDYIKRTVWSEEI; encoded by the coding sequence ATGAAAAAATTAAAAGTAATGACGGTCGTTGGGACACGTCCAGAAATTATTAGATTATCAAGAGTATTATCAGCTTTGGATGCATCCGAAGCTGTTGAACATATTATCGTCCATACAGGACAAAACTATGATTACGAACTTAACCAAATTTTCTTTGAAGATTTAGGTCTTCGTAAACCTGATTTCTTTTTAGAAGCAGCTGGTAAGACCGCAACTGAAACGGTAGGAAATATTTTAATTAAAATTGATCCGCTTTTGGAAGAGTTGAAACCCGATGCTTTCTTAGTTTTAGGGGATACTAACTCCTGTCTTTGTGCAATTCCTGCTAAAAAAAGGCATATTCCAATTTTCCACATGGAAGCCGGAAATAGATGTTTTGACCAAAGAGTTCCTGAAGAAACCAATCGTAAAATTGTAGATCATACTGCAGACATCAATCTTACTTACTCTGATATTGCCCGTGAATATCTGTTAAGAGAGGGGCTTCCGGCAGATAGAATTATCAAAACCGGTTCGCCGATGTTTGAAGTTTTAAATCATTATTTACCTGAAATTAAAGCTTCTAATGTTTTAGAAAAATTAAACCTTGAAAAAGGTAAATTCTTTGTAGTATCATCCCATCGTGAAGAGAATATCAATTCTGAAAAGAATTTCCGTGGATTAATGACATCTCTTAACGCTATTGCAGAAAAATATCAATACCCGATTATTGTTTCTACACACCCTAGAACACAAAATATGATTAATAAGATGCAAATTGAAATGCGTCCTGAAATTCAGTTTTTAAAACCTCTAGGTTTCCACGATTATAATGCATTGCAAATGAATGCTTATGCATGTCTGTCAGACTCAGGAACCATTTCTGAAGAGTCATCAATCTTAAATTTCAGAGCTTTAAATATTCGCCAGGCACATGAGCGTCCGGAAGCGATGGAAGAAGCATCTGTAATGATGGTTGGTTTGTCTCCAGAAAGAATTATGCAGGGATTAGTTCAGGTATTACAGCAAAAAGTAGATGAAGAAAGAAACTTCAGACCCGTAGCAGATTACTCGATGCCAAATGTTTCAGAAAAAGTAGTAAGAATTATTATTTCTTACACAGATTATATCAAAAGAACGGTTTGGTCCGAAGAAATTTAA
- a CDS encoding NAD-dependent epimerase/dehydratase family protein, whose amino-acid sequence MKKVGITGQKGFVGSHLYNTLGLFPEEFETVDFQKEFFEDDDKLDEFTKKCDVIVHLAAMNRHDSEQVIYETNVALSNKLVASLKRTHSKAHVLISSSTQEERDNLYGRSKREGREAIVNWANENGGKVTGLIIPNVFGAFGKPFYNSFVATFCYQLTHGEMPTIVNDGEVKLIYVQELVMNIINEIRSEKSEPELFIEPTSTKKVSEVLALLNDYKVKYFDGGEIPVLKDKFEHNLFNTYRSYMDYKTHFPVKFTQHTDPRGAFVEVIRLGIGGQCSFSTTVPDITRGNHYHTRKIERFAVIKGKALIQLRKIDTNEVLDFYLDGTEPAYVDMPIWYTHNIKNIGNEDLYTIFWIDEPFNPEDADTYFETV is encoded by the coding sequence ATGAAAAAAGTAGGAATTACTGGACAAAAAGGTTTCGTTGGAAGCCATCTATACAATACTTTGGGATTATTTCCAGAAGAATTTGAAACTGTTGATTTTCAAAAAGAATTCTTTGAAGACGACGATAAATTAGATGAATTCACTAAAAAATGTGATGTAATTGTACATTTAGCAGCCATGAATCGTCATGATTCTGAGCAAGTGATTTATGAGACAAATGTTGCATTGTCAAATAAGCTGGTTGCATCGTTAAAAAGAACCCATTCTAAAGCTCATGTTTTGATTTCGTCTTCTACACAGGAAGAACGAGATAATCTGTATGGAAGATCAAAACGTGAGGGCCGCGAAGCCATTGTAAACTGGGCCAATGAAAATGGAGGGAAAGTAACCGGTTTGATTATTCCAAATGTTTTTGGAGCCTTTGGAAAACCTTTTTATAATTCATTTGTTGCTACTTTTTGTTATCAATTGACACATGGCGAAATGCCAACAATAGTAAATGACGGTGAAGTTAAATTGATTTATGTTCAGGAATTGGTCATGAATATTATTAACGAAATTCGATCAGAAAAAAGTGAACCGGAATTATTTATAGAGCCAACTTCAACTAAAAAAGTTTCAGAAGTATTAGCTTTATTGAATGACTATAAAGTAAAATATTTTGATGGTGGAGAGATCCCGGTCCTGAAAGATAAATTCGAACATAATTTGTTCAACACTTATCGTTCTTATATGGATTATAAAACTCATTTTCCAGTTAAATTCACACAACATACAGATCCGAGAGGTGCATTTGTAGAAGTAATTCGTTTAGGAATTGGTGGCCAATGTTCTTTCTCAACTACAGTTCCGGATATTACCAGAGGAAATCATTACCACACTCGTAAAATTGAAAGATTTGCCGTAATTAAGGGTAAAGCTTTAATTCAATTAAGAAAAATTGATACGAATGAAGTCTTAGACTTTTATTTAGATGGAACAGAGCCTGCTTATGTAGATATGCCGATTTGGTATACCCATAATATCAAAAACATCGGAAACGAAGATTTGTATACAATTTTCTGGATTGATGAGCCTTTCAACCCGGAAGATGCAGATACCTATTTTGAAACTGTTTAA
- a CDS encoding DegT/DnrJ/EryC1/StrS family aminotransferase, with product MSEKIWLSSPHMGGTELKYIHEAFDANWVAPLGPNVNGFEEDLENFLNAEVKVAALSAGTAAIHLALIELGVGYGDEVICQSMTFSATANPIAYQGATPIFVDSETETWNLCPKALEEAIQDRIAKGKTPKAILAVHLYGMPYKVDEVSAIAEKYNIPVIEDAAEALGSTYKEKAAGTFGRFGVLSFNGNKIITTSGGGALVCRSQEDKDKAVFLSTQARDNAPHYQHSHIGYNYRMSNITAGIGRGQMEVLSSRVDARRAMHEFYKDLFATIDGVTVFSEPDADYYSNHWLSAIVVDPEVTGKTREELRLAFLEDNIESRPLWKPMHLQPVFANAPYYGGKVAEELFDNGLCLPSGSNLSDEDRVRISNVIKAFFGS from the coding sequence ATGTCAGAAAAAATATGGTTATCCTCACCCCATATGGGAGGAACAGAATTAAAATATATTCACGAAGCATTTGATGCAAACTGGGTGGCTCCACTTGGACCTAATGTTAATGGATTTGAAGAAGATTTAGAGAATTTTTTAAATGCAGAGGTAAAAGTAGCGGCATTATCTGCGGGAACTGCTGCAATTCATTTGGCTTTAATTGAATTGGGTGTTGGGTATGGAGACGAAGTTATTTGTCAATCCATGACCTTTTCTGCAACAGCAAATCCTATTGCATATCAAGGGGCAACTCCCATTTTTGTAGATTCAGAAACTGAAACCTGGAACCTTTGTCCAAAAGCATTGGAAGAAGCCATACAAGACAGAATTGCAAAAGGGAAAACTCCTAAAGCTATTTTAGCGGTTCATTTATATGGAATGCCTTATAAAGTGGATGAAGTTTCTGCTATTGCCGAAAAATATAATATTCCTGTCATTGAAGATGCTGCTGAAGCATTAGGTTCAACTTACAAAGAAAAAGCAGCCGGAACTTTCGGACGTTTTGGAGTATTATCCTTTAATGGAAATAAAATTATTACCACTTCCGGAGGTGGAGCATTAGTTTGCCGTTCTCAGGAAGATAAAGATAAAGCGGTTTTTTTATCAACTCAGGCACGAGATAATGCACCTCATTATCAGCATTCACATATCGGTTACAATTACAGAATGTCGAATATAACGGCAGGTATTGGGAGAGGGCAAATGGAAGTTTTGTCAAGTCGTGTTGATGCACGTAGAGCAATGCATGAATTTTACAAAGATTTATTCGCTACCATTGATGGAGTAACTGTTTTTTCTGAACCAGATGCTGATTATTACTCTAACCATTGGCTTTCCGCCATCGTCGTAGATCCTGAAGTTACAGGAAAAACCCGTGAAGAGCTTCGTTTAGCTTTCCTTGAAGATAATATTGAATCCAGACCTTTGTGGAAGCCAATGCACCTTCAGCCGGTTTTTGCCAATGCACCTTATTATGGGGGAAAAGTAGCAGAAGAATTATTTGATAACGGATTATGTTTACCTTCAGGTTCTAATTTATCTGATGAAGATAGAGTAAGAATATCAAATGTCATAAAAGCATTCTTCGGATCTTAA
- a CDS encoding WxcM-like domain-containing protein produces the protein MILAGKKHEDERGIITFNNEFDASEVKRIYTIENHSTEFIRGWQGHKIEQRWFACMKGEFEVSVIQIDDFTQPSKDLMITKYQLDCESLTYLHIPAGYITAIQAKKEGSKLLVLADYALGEIQDEYRFSLDYFKN, from the coding sequence ATGATTCTGGCTGGTAAAAAACATGAAGATGAGAGAGGAATTATCACTTTCAATAATGAATTTGATGCTTCAGAAGTTAAACGTATTTATACCATAGAGAATCATTCTACAGAGTTTATAAGAGGCTGGCAAGGCCATAAAATAGAGCAACGTTGGTTTGCTTGTATGAAAGGGGAGTTTGAAGTGTCAGTGATCCAAATTGATGACTTTACTCAACCTTCAAAAGATTTAATGATTACGAAATATCAGTTAGATTGCGAATCCTTAACTTATCTGCATATTCCAGCAGGGTATATAACTGCAATTCAAGCAAAAAAAGAAGGAAGTAAATTACTGGTTTTAGCAGATTATGCCTTGGGCGAAATCCAAGACGAATACCGATTCTCATTAGATTACTTTAAAAATTAA
- a CDS encoding polysaccharide biosynthesis protein translates to MQIKDKILLITGGTGSFGTAVLNRFLQTDHFKEIRIFSRDEKKQDDMRNLYKDDKIKYYIGDVRDYSSVEPATRGVDYIFHAAALKQVPSCEFFPMQAVKTNVEGTQNVIRAAAANKVQKVICLSTDKAAYPINAMGISKAMMEKVAVAEARNLTDTVVCLTRYGNVMASRGSVIPLFLNQIQKGQPITITDPNMSRFFMSLEDAVDLVLFAFENGNPGDLFVNKAPAGSIGDLAQALIEMTGKEVPVKIIGTRHGEKLYETLCTREEMTKAEDMGDFYRIPADNRDLNYAKYFSEGEEDVSKIEDYHSHNTEQQGVEGLKKLISKLPLIRKEIFGEDVMQYPY, encoded by the coding sequence ATGCAAATAAAAGATAAAATACTATTAATCACAGGTGGAACAGGTTCTTTTGGAACAGCTGTTTTGAATCGTTTTTTACAAACAGACCACTTTAAAGAAATTCGTATTTTTTCTCGTGATGAGAAGAAACAAGATGATATGCGAAATCTTTATAAGGATGATAAAATTAAATACTATATCGGTGACGTACGCGATTATAGTTCGGTAGAACCAGCGACACGAGGTGTAGACTATATTTTTCATGCTGCTGCTTTAAAGCAAGTTCCTTCATGTGAATTTTTTCCGATGCAAGCGGTAAAAACCAATGTGGAAGGTACCCAAAATGTAATTCGGGCAGCTGCGGCCAACAAGGTTCAGAAAGTGATATGTCTTTCTACAGACAAAGCGGCTTATCCAATTAATGCCATGGGTATTTCTAAAGCAATGATGGAAAAAGTTGCAGTTGCTGAGGCCAGAAACCTTACCGATACTGTAGTTTGCTTAACACGTTATGGCAATGTGATGGCATCCCGGGGGTCAGTTATTCCTTTGTTTTTAAATCAAATTCAAAAAGGGCAGCCTATTACGATAACAGATCCTAATATGTCAAGATTTTTCATGTCATTGGAAGATGCCGTTGATTTGGTTTTATTTGCTTTTGAAAATGGAAATCCGGGAGATTTATTTGTAAACAAAGCACCAGCAGGAAGTATTGGAGATTTGGCTCAGGCATTAATCGAAATGACAGGAAAAGAAGTTCCTGTTAAAATTATTGGAACACGTCACGGAGAAAAATTATATGAAACGCTTTGTACCCGTGAAGAAATGACTAAAGCAGAAGATATGGGAGACTTTTATCGTATTCCAGCTGATAATCGAGACCTAAATTATGCTAAGTATTTTTCGGAAGGTGAAGAAGATGTTTCCAAAATAGAAGATTACCATTCTCATAACACAGAACAGCAAGGAGTTGAAGGGCTTAAAAAATTAATTTCTAAACTACCGCTTATTCGAAAAGAAATTTTTGGAGAAGACGTTATGCAATATCCATATTAA
- a CDS encoding glycosyltransferase family 4 protein produces MAIEFQFLSAIKKYLAHKKFDLVLYSTPPITFAKVIEFIKKRDHAYSYLLLKDIFPQNAVDMAMLKEGGFIHKQFLKKEKKLYQISDTIGCMSPANVSFVLTHNPEVNPKKVEVNPNTIEPIKFSYSDEEKKAIREKYNIPADRKVFVYGGNLGKPQGLDFLLETIEVTTNEEAFFLIVGGGTEFARMKEWFDAKQPKNAKLLQSLPKEDYDRMLAACDIGLIFLDKRFLIPNFPSRLLSYLEMKMPVLVATDPNTDIGDIVEENGCGYKVLSGDQESMQNCLNKLLNEDLSVLGNNAEKLLLNKYTVDKSYFLISSKLK; encoded by the coding sequence TTGGCAATTGAATTTCAGTTTTTGTCAGCCATAAAAAAGTATCTGGCTCATAAAAAATTTGACTTGGTGTTGTATTCAACACCTCCTATTACGTTCGCAAAAGTAATTGAATTTATAAAAAAACGGGATCATGCTTATAGCTATCTGTTATTAAAGGATATTTTTCCTCAAAACGCAGTAGATATGGCGATGTTGAAAGAAGGTGGTTTTATTCATAAACAATTTTTAAAAAAAGAAAAAAAACTTTACCAGATTTCTGATACCATAGGATGTATGTCCCCTGCAAATGTCAGTTTTGTATTAACACATAATCCGGAAGTAAACCCGAAAAAAGTAGAGGTTAATCCGAATACCATTGAGCCTATAAAGTTCAGTTATTCCGATGAAGAGAAAAAAGCAATTCGTGAAAAATACAATATTCCTGCAGACAGGAAAGTATTTGTTTACGGTGGTAACTTGGGCAAACCTCAAGGCTTGGATTTTCTGTTAGAAACAATTGAAGTAACAACAAATGAAGAAGCTTTTTTTCTGATTGTTGGTGGTGGGACAGAATTTGCAAGAATGAAAGAATGGTTTGATGCAAAACAACCTAAAAATGCTAAACTTTTACAGAGCCTTCCTAAAGAAGATTATGATAGAATGTTAGCAGCATGTGATATTGGATTGATATTCTTGGATAAAAGATTTTTAATTCCTAATTTTCCTTCACGCTTATTATCTTATTTAGAAATGAAGATGCCTGTACTGGTCGCAACTGATCCGAATACAGACATTGGGGATATTGTAGAAGAGAATGGATGCGGATATAAAGTATTATCGGGAGATCAGGAATCTATGCAAAATTGTTTAAACAAACTGTTAAATGAAGATTTATCTGTTTTAGGAAACAATGCTGAAAAACTGCTTCTTAATAAATATACTGTTGATAAATCTTATTTTTTGATATCTAGCAAATTAAAATAA
- a CDS encoding ATP-grasp domain-containing protein — protein MNQNILITSAGQRVSLVKAFQKEIKKLNENNKVYTVDLNPILAPACHVSDGYRTVKRVTDSNYISELIQICKELSIKLIIPTIDTELLVLAEHKELFLKEGIIPIVSGLGFVKACRDKRIINQFFVENNIDIPQDLDKNNLSFPLFIKPYDGSLSKDTFLIENESDLTDYHFQNPKLMFMEYIDHAKHDEYTVDTYFDKNGDLKCIVPRKRIFVRAGEVNKGVTNKNEIVEYVKQRLSHIEGAVGCLTMQFFFNQESKRIIGIEINPRFGGGYPLSYLAGANYPKYLIDEYILNHSIEYFDSWENNLLMLRYDDEVLVRNYEG, from the coding sequence ATGAATCAAAACATATTAATCACTTCAGCAGGACAACGGGTTTCTTTAGTGAAAGCATTTCAAAAAGAAATAAAAAAACTTAACGAAAATAATAAAGTTTATACGGTTGACTTAAACCCTATACTGGCACCAGCTTGTCATGTTTCTGATGGATACCGAACAGTAAAACGAGTAACAGATTCTAATTATATTTCAGAGCTTATTCAGATCTGTAAAGAGCTAAGTATAAAATTAATTATACCCACAATTGATACTGAATTATTAGTATTAGCAGAGCATAAAGAATTGTTTTTAAAAGAAGGAATTATTCCGATTGTTTCAGGACTTGGGTTTGTAAAAGCATGTCGGGATAAAAGAATCATCAATCAATTTTTTGTTGAAAATAATATTGATATTCCCCAAGATTTAGACAAAAATAATCTTTCATTTCCTTTATTTATAAAGCCATACGATGGTTCTTTAAGCAAAGATACCTTTCTTATTGAAAATGAATCAGATCTTACTGATTATCATTTTCAAAATCCCAAATTGATGTTTATGGAGTATATTGATCATGCAAAACATGATGAATATACGGTAGATACTTATTTTGATAAAAATGGAGACCTAAAATGTATTGTTCCCAGGAAACGAATTTTTGTTCGTGCCGGAGAAGTCAATAAAGGGGTTACAAATAAAAACGAAATCGTAGAGTATGTAAAGCAACGGTTGTCTCACATTGAAGGAGCAGTTGGTTGTTTGACTATGCAGTTTTTCTTTAATCAGGAATCAAAGCGAATAATAGGAATTGAAATTAATCCAAGATTTGGAGGAGGTTACCCATTGAGTTATTTAGCAGGAGCCAATTATCCTAAATACTTAATTGATGAATATATTTTAAATCATTCTATTGAATATTTTGATAGCTGGGAAAATAATTTGTTAATGCTTCGATATGATGACGAAGTTTTAGTTCGCAACTATGAAGGCTAA
- a CDS encoding HAD family hydrolase, producing the protein MKAKYIIFDLDDTLMYEVDYLKSAYREIASIVDPEIQEKLYEEMFSKYQRGENAFEFLNIQYSKFEVKDLLEIYRNHFPKIHLNKDTQELLLNLKNQGYKIGLITDGRSVTQRNKLKALGVEAIFDKVIVSEEFGSTKPDQKNYLIFIEEGIEDYYYIADNPKKDFITPNKLGWISICLLDNGQNIHQQNFELESEYLPQYRIKNLNEISKLL; encoded by the coding sequence ATGAAGGCTAAGTACATTATTTTTGACTTGGATGATACATTGATGTATGAGGTTGATTACCTCAAATCCGCTTATAGAGAAATTGCATCAATTGTAGATCCTGAAATTCAGGAAAAGCTCTACGAAGAAATGTTTTCTAAATATCAAAGAGGGGAAAATGCTTTTGAATTTTTAAATATTCAATATTCAAAATTTGAGGTAAAAGATCTATTAGAAATTTACAGAAATCATTTTCCAAAAATTCATTTAAATAAGGATACTCAAGAATTGCTTTTGAATTTAAAAAATCAGGGATATAAAATTGGGCTTATAACTGATGGCAGATCTGTAACTCAACGAAATAAACTGAAGGCATTGGGGGTTGAAGCAATATTTGATAAAGTGATCGTCTCAGAAGAATTTGGATCTACTAAACCAGACCAAAAGAATTATCTTATCTTTATAGAAGAAGGAATAGAAGACTATTATTATATTGCGGATAATCCAAAGAAAGATTTTATAACACCCAATAAATTGGGGTGGATAAGCATTTGCTTATTAGATAATGGTCAAAATATTCATCAACAGAATTTTGAACTGGAAAGTGAATATTTACCACAGTATAGAATTAAAAATTTAAACGAAATAAGTAAACTTTTATAA